One window of the Rufibacter radiotolerans genome contains the following:
- a CDS encoding transposase, whose translation MGAYKSNSSRLIRLAGLIEFAWQRSFHDHIIRDEKGFHNIKEYIENNPANWLADRFYR comes from the coding sequence ATGGGGGCGTATAAAAGTAACTCGTCTAGATTAATACGGTTGGCTGGATTGATAGAATTTGCCTGGCAAAGATCGTTTCATGACCATATCATCAGAGATGAAAAAGGATTTCACAACATCAAAGAATACATAGAGAACAACCCCGCCAATTGGCTGGCAGACCGTTTCTATAGATAA